The Prosthecobacter vanneervenii sequence CGGCCCATCAAAATGGGGTGCCCGAGCGTCGTGCGTTTGAAAAACTTCAGGTCCTCTGGGTAGTGCCACGGTAGTTTGCCATCACGCCCGATGACGCGGTTGCTCGACATGGCGACGATGGCGATAAGGCGCATGACAGTGAAAAAGCGGCTGCTTACCAGAGATCGATCGGCTGATGAGGTTCCGGGCGGATGATCTCAGTGCCGGGAATCGTCTCGTTAAAACGGTTGGTGAACCACATCTGCGCGGGCTCCTCGCCGTGCACGAGCAGGAGTTTCTTGGGCTTCACCTTCTCAATGTACTCGGCAATCTGTTCGCGGCTGGCGTGGGCGCTGAGGTCAAAGCTCTCCACGCGCGCCCGCAGTTCCACGGCGGGCTTGTCTTTGCTGAGCTTGATCTTGGTGCCAGGGGCGGCATTCCGCACCTTGTAGCCAGGGGATTCCGGATCTGTGTAGCCCACGAAGCAGACCGTGTTGCGTGGGTTATCCAGGAAGGTCTGCGCGAAAATGTTGGAGACCGTGTTCTCCGTCATCATCCCGCTGGAGAGCGCATACAGGGTGCGCGAGTTGGACTCCAGTTCCACCCGCTTCCGGTTCTTGCGCGGCACCAGCATCTTCATGTCATCCAGCAGGCGGAAGCCCGGATAGCTCCGACGGCTGCGGGAGGCATAGTGATCATACAGCACGGTGATCTTCGTGCTCAGCCCGCCGATGTACAGAGGCATCTCGGGGATTAGTCCCTCTTGGTGCAGCTCGTGCAGCATCAGCATCACCTCCTGCGTCTTCCCCAGGGCAAAGACGGGGATCATCACCGCGCCGCCCACTTCGTGCGTTTCACGGATAACTGAGGCAAGGCGCTCCTTCTCGGCCTTGCGGGAAAAGTCCTCCGGCCGTGCATAGTCGCCACGGGTCGTTTCGGCGATCATCACGTCGATCCCGCTGGTAGGGAAGTCGGCCGCACGGCAGATCGTCTGCGCCTCAAAGTTCACATCTCCTGTGTAAAAGAGCGTGTTGCCACCTTCGCGGATCAGCACCCCGGTGGATCCCAGGATATGGCCGGCATCAAACATCGTGGCCTCCAGATTGGTGTCCGGAATTTCAAACGGGCGCTCAATATCCCGGTAGATCCACATGGCGCGGATCTCATCCAGCTCACGGTGGGTGAAGAGCGGGTACTCCGGGATGCTCTCTTCAGTGCGCTGCTTCGTCATCACGTTGACGGAGTTGTGCAGCATGGCAGAGGAAAGCTCCCCCGTGATCTCGGTCATCAGCACCGGAGTGTCTTGCTGTCGGCGCTGCAGCAGGGGCAGCGAGCCGATATGGTCATGGTGCGCATGAGTGATGATCACCGCATTGGCAGCCTTGTTGGGCAGGGGGCCAAAGTCTGGGGCGGCTTTGTAGCCTGCCATTTTAGGATGCATGCCGGAGTCCAGCACGACACGATGTTCCCCGGCTTCAAGCAGGTAGGAGTTGGCACCGATCTCACGTCGGCGGGTCAGATTGCGAAAGCGCATGCAGTAGATCTAAAAAAGGGGGAGGCCGATACTAGGGGCATACCCATGTTCCACAAGGAGAAGTTCACCCCTTGACCTCCACCCGGCGGCCGGCGAGCCGCGCAAACAGCGTGGAAGCCACGATCAAGGCGGCTGGAATGGTGGGCGGAGCCCAGATCAGACGAGATTGGAAGGCCAGAAAGCAGACGACCAGCGCCGCAAAGACGCACAGCAGACCGCGCAGCACCGCCTTGGAGCGTGGAACGAAAAACACCAACCACACTCCCACCAGACTGGCAGCACCCCAGGCGATCCACTGCGCCCACTCAGGCAGCAGTTGCAGACGGGGCATGGACAGTACCTGCGCCAGCGCCTGCGCATGCAGGCGGGCCAGTCCGCCTGGAGAATCGTCATCCGTGCCGATCACGATCATTTTGCCCCCCGACAGACTGGCCTTGTCTTTGGCTGAGAGCGCCTCAGCCAGCTCCGAGGTCATCAGGTTCAGGGCATCTACTTCGGGGACTGGCAGCTGCATGTTGACGGTAAACTCAGCACCTGGGGAAAGCGGCACAAAGCTGCCGTTGGCCAGAAAGGCTCCTGCTCCCGGTCCCAGGAGAAGTCGCTGAGTGGCGTAGGGGGTCTTGGTAAAGCGTGCCACGGCCTGGGCCAGCACCGTCGGCAGCAGATGGTCTCCTTCCTGCAGGGCGTAGGCCACCTTGCCCGGCGTGCTGGCGTTTTGTGGCAGCGAGATTCCCAGTTCGGCCTGCCGTCGCAGCAAATCATCTGGCGCAGAGATCAGCGCTCCTAGAGGTGGCACGGGAGTCATGTCCCCCAGGACTTTTTCAAACTTTGGCAAAGTGGCATCCAGTCCGCCTAGGAAAGCCGGTGCATCACGGCTGGATGCCAGTTGCGCCTCCACTCCCAGCACGGTGCTTGGCAGGGGTATCAGGGCTTGAGCAGCCTCATTGACAAATTCAGGCGCGGGCCGGCCCCAGAAAAGTGTTTCTGGGATCACGACCACGGCGGGGTCATAGGTTTGCAGGCCTTTGAGAACCATCTGCCAGTCCAGCGGGCGCGGTGGCCACCCGGCGTATTCAGCCTTGTCAGCGGCCCGCATCTTCACCAGCACAACGGGTGCAGATGCCGCCGCATTGGCATCCACGGCAAAACGATCCCGTGCATTGGCCACGAGGAAGTCTAGAAACACCTCATCCACCCGCTGAAAGCGCCCTGCGTGCTGCTCGCGGTCCAGCCACCAGCCGAGGCTGGCCAGCAGGACGACGAGGAGCAGGGCGCGAATCATGACAGGCGGTGCCCGGAGGATCGCCGATGGTTAAGGGGCGGGTGTGGCGGGCGTCTCAGCAGGAACGTCGTTGTTCTCGCGCTTCTCAGCGGCAAACTTCAGGCGGTTCTGCTCGGCGTCATGGGAGATCTTGACCACATCGCCTTCACGGATGTCTCCACGCAGCAGGTGCTCTGCCAGCGGATCCTCGATGTTTTTCTCCACCGCACGGCGCATTGGGCGCGCGCCATACTGCGGGTCAAACCCTTCTTTCATGAGGAACTCGCGGGCGCTGTCGTCCAGCGCGATGTGGATGTTCTTCTTCTTCAGGCGGGTGACCACCTTGCTGACTTCTAGGTCCACGATCTTGTTGAGCTGCTCCTTCTCAAGCATGCGGAAGATGACGATGTCATCCAGGCGGTTGAGGAACTCCGGCTTGAAGAACTTCTTCGCAGCTTCGGTGATCTTGCCCTTGATGCCCACATTGTCAGCAGTGTCTTCCTGCATGGCCATGAAGCCCAGGCTGGTCTGGCGCTTGATCTGCTCCGCACCGATGTTCGAGGTCAGGATCACGATGGTGTTCCGGAAGTCGATCTTGCGGCCAAAGTTGTCCGTGACCTGGCCTTCTTCCAGGATCTGCAGCAGCAGGTGCATCACATCCGGATGGGCCTTCTCCACTTCGTCAAACAAGATGACGGAGTAGGGACGACGGCGCACAGCTTCGGAAAGCTGGCCGCCTTCTTCGTAGCCCACGTACCCGGGAGGTGCCCCGATCAAACGGCTGGCCGTGTGCTTCTCCATGTACTCGGACATGTCGATCTGGATCAGCGCCTCGGCGGTGCCAAACATGAACTCGGCCAGGTTCTTGGCCAGGAAGGTCTTGCCCACGCCCGTCGGGCCCAGGAACAGGAAGGAGCCGATAGGACGGCGCGGGTCCTTGAGGTCTGCACGCGAGCGGCGCAGCGCCTTACTGATGGCGATGACGGCTTCGTCCTGCCCAATGACCTTGCCCTTGAGCTCGGTTTCCATCTTGAGCAGCTTCTCGGCCTCCGCCTGCTCCATGCGCTGCAGCGGCACGCCAGTCCATTTGGAGACGACCGCCATGATGTCCTCTTCAGTCACATCGACAATGCGTTCCTGATTGTTTGAGCGCCAGCTTTCCAGCACGTCGTCAAAACGC is a genomic window containing:
- a CDS encoding CHASE2 domain-containing protein; amino-acid sequence: MIRALLLVVLLASLGWWLDREQHAGRFQRVDEVFLDFLVANARDRFAVDANAAASAPVVLVKMRAADKAEYAGWPPRPLDWQMVLKGLQTYDPAVVVIPETLFWGRPAPEFVNEAAQALIPLPSTVLGVEAQLASSRDAPAFLGGLDATLPKFEKVLGDMTPVPPLGALISAPDDLLRRQAELGISLPQNASTPGKVAYALQEGDHLLPTVLAQAVARFTKTPYATQRLLLGPGAGAFLANGSFVPLSPGAEFTVNMQLPVPEVDALNLMTSELAEALSAKDKASLSGGKMIVIGTDDDSPGGLARLHAQALAQVLSMPRLQLLPEWAQWIAWGAASLVGVWLVFFVPRSKAVLRGLLCVFAALVVCFLAFQSRLIWAPPTIPAALIVASTLFARLAGRRVEVKG
- a CDS encoding MBL fold metallo-hydrolase, coding for MRFRNLTRRREIGANSYLLEAGEHRVVLDSGMHPKMAGYKAAPDFGPLPNKAANAVIITHAHHDHIGSLPLLQRRQQDTPVLMTEITGELSSAMLHNSVNVMTKQRTEESIPEYPLFTHRELDEIRAMWIYRDIERPFEIPDTNLEATMFDAGHILGSTGVLIREGGNTLFYTGDVNFEAQTICRAADFPTSGIDVMIAETTRGDYARPEDFSRKAEKERLASVIRETHEVGGAVMIPVFALGKTQEVMLMLHELHQEGLIPEMPLYIGGLSTKITVLYDHYASRSRRSYPGFRLLDDMKMLVPRKNRKRVELESNSRTLYALSSGMMTENTVSNIFAQTFLDNPRNTVCFVGYTDPESPGYKVRNAAPGTKIKLSKDKPAVELRARVESFDLSAHASREQIAEYIEKVKPKKLLLVHGEEPAQMWFTNRFNETIPGTEIIRPEPHQPIDLW